AGATCCGGGACCGCGCCGCGCAGGGTCGTCCGGAACAGGGCGAGGGATTGGCTCTCGCCGGCATGATCACCGGCTGGATCGCGTTCGGGATCGGGCTCGCCGGGACCGTCGTCATCGCCATCGCCATCGCCATCAGCGTCAGCCAGAGCTGAGCACGCCTCGTACGGACAGGAGCAGGTCACGTGACAGATCCAGACGCCGACAAGGACGCCTCGCCGTCGACGTGGGCGGCATCGGGATCGACCGCCGGTGATGGTGGGTCTCTGCCGTCCGGGGCCGGCGCGGGCCAGCCGCCGGCCGGATACCCGCCGGCCGGCTATCCACCGGCGGGTTACGGCGGATACCCACCGTCTCGGCACACGAACAGCATGGCGCTCGCCTCGTTCATCGTGGCCCTGGTGAGTCTGTTCAGCTGTCCGCTGCTCGGTG
The sequence above is a segment of the Solwaraspora sp. WMMD406 genome. Coding sequences within it:
- a CDS encoding DUF4190 domain-containing protein translates to MTDPDADKDASPSTWAASGSTAGDGGSLPSGAGAGQPPAGYPPAGYPPAGYGGYPPSRHTNSMALASFIVALVSLFSCPLLGAVSIYLGRRARLEISGSGEQGDGLAQAGVIIGWCAVGLAVLSVLVMIAYFAFFFMVVGTTASAY